The DNA region TTACCGCCTTTGGCCGTCACATTAGCTGCCGCGTTTCCGTGCCCCATACCGGGCTGCACTTCCACGCCAAAGGTTTTATAAAATCCTGTCCTGTACCACTGAAAGGACCACGTCAATCCTGTAAGAGCCATAGCCAGTAAGAAGACAAGCGCATACATTCCACCTGCCACATGCAGGTCGTACCAAAAGCGACGCCAACCTTTATTCGCTACAATCTTCAGACTGTTCTTCAACGCCTTGCGCGTACGCGGCCACCAGACGACTATACCTGATATCAGTACAAACACAAACATCAATGTACTGGTACCGACAATCATCTTCCCCCAGAAGATGCCTCCATCCTGCTTTATGCTGTCCAGCAACCAACGGTGCATCCGGAACATAAAGTTGAAAAAGGGCGCCCGTTCATACTTACCCGTAATCTCACCCGTATACTGATCCACATACATAGATGCACGACGGGGTTTGGAAAGCGTGACTTGGTAAGCCCGTTCAGGATCAGACGAAATAGTAACGCCGGTTACTGATACGCTATCGGGCAAGGTTGCCGCCACTTTAGTCATCAATTGCTCCGTGGGTAACGGAGCAGCCTCAACCTTTTTCACAAAGTAGAGCTCACGGTGGTAAAGTTCCATTACTTCTTTCTCGAATACCAGTGCTGCACCCGAAAAGCAGATCAACGTGATCAGTATCCCGAAAGGAACGGAAAGCCATAAGTGTATATTACGGAATATCTTTCTCATTATATCAGTTTATGAAGCTCGGAAAAAGAGCCTGCCCGGCACATACCAGCAGGCTCTTTATCCCTAATTATAATCAATGAATGGTTTTGCGCTTATTTAGTAGGTGTCAACCGGCCCACACCGCTGATCTGAGTAGCTTCAATGGTAACTCCCTTTGTTGCAGTGGCGTTCGACGGATTGATCTTGTAAATGGCAGGATAACCTTCGGTTGTCGTTACAGTCAGATAAACATTGCCATTTTCGGTATAAGGTGCGTTGCCGAAACCGGAAATCAAATTAGTCTCAGGCAAGCCGGTTACATAAGTCAGCTTCTTATCGCCTGCCTTGAAGATGGCCAGTTGATTAGCGGTAAAATCGTCTTCAGTCAAAGGACGGTCATACATCAGCATCAGGAAGTAGTCGCCCGTAATGTGCCAGCAACGGAGGAAAGATTTTCCACCACTTTGAGCTTCCAGATCACAATAGTAATCATCAAAGTCTTCCGCGCCGTTAGGAATACGCACTACACCGGCAGGCAGAGTGGTCTGCTGGCGTACATCATCCATCGTCTTTGCAAAACTGGGAGAGAAAACGTAGATATCACCATTGTCTGCTTCCCAGATTGTCTGGTAATACTGAGATTTATTGCGTCCGCAAGCATAGCTGATCCGATCTGTACTGATCAGTTTCTTGCTGGTAAGAGTCTCATCATCGAAGATGGCTACCCAACACTCATTGGGATATTGTGTCCATTGCAACTCTCCTTTCTTATAGCTGCTGCTGTTTGAACCACCGTCTTCCGTCTTTATCAGGTCTTGATTACCCGGCAACACCCATTCGCCATTATTGTACGCTGCGCCATACTGGCTCAGCCCCATCGGAACAGCTGCGCTGTAAATCTTGTTGCCGTGTTGCAAAATACCCGCCAGCGTCACAAACTCACCATTTCCCAGGAAATTCTCTGAGAGATAGGCCTTATTTTGAGTGTCATTGGTCTTATAGGTTTCAGCCGCCACATCCAGATAAGAAAGCAGGAATGTTTTAGGCAAGTAACCGTTATCATCGGCATACCCTGTATATCCGTCACCTGTAGAAGAAGTGATGATATATCCCTCGTAAATACCATAGCTGGTAAACCGCTTCACTGCATATTCGCCCGAGCGTGCCACCATTTCATAATTTGAGTTCATGACGAATGAACGGGTAGTACCGGCATTACCCTGATTGTAGGTCAAACCATACAGATATTGATCTTTATAAAAGATCCACTGTGATGCACCGTCATTCACAAGGCCATTGTTTATGGCAGAAACCGTTCCTTTATCCAATGTTTCGGAAGTCAGCAGAACGTTTGTAGTATTTCCCGAAGCCGTAACTGAGGATGCTATCACATACTCACCTCTACCTTCGGTGCCACCACCAAGGCTCGGCTCATTGTCAGTACACGCTGTCAGCGCCAGTCCGGTTATTGCTGTTGCAAAAAGTCCGGTTAAAAAGTTCTTTTTCATCTTGCTTTTACCTTATTAATAAGTGAATGTTTATAATTAGTTTATATAATAATAGATAACTAAATGATAATTTAGCGGCGAGAATTGGTACGCGGACGATGCGGATAAGACGGACGAATGCGGATTAAGATTTCCTTGCGGCGTACAAATAATTTTTCAGACGCGGATAACGCGGATGACGCGGATTTTAAAGGCTGCGCTATGTTTACTATATCTTATCCGGATGGTAAAAAAAGAGATCCGCGTTATCCGCGTCTGAAAAATTACTTGTAAGCCGCAGGAAACCAACGGTCAACGAAGCTAAACCTTACTCCAGCGCTACGTCGCTAAATTATCATTTATAGTACGAATTAATTTTGA from Bacteroides sp. MSB163 includes:
- a CDS encoding PepSY-associated TM helix domain-containing protein, whose amino-acid sequence is MRKIFRNIHLWLSVPFGILITLICFSGAALVFEKEVMELYHRELYFVKKVEAAPLPTEQLMTKVAATLPDSVSVTGVTISSDPERAYQVTLSKPRRASMYVDQYTGEITGKYERAPFFNFMFRMHRWLLDSIKQDGGIFWGKMIVGTSTLMFVFVLISGIVVWWPRTRKALKNSLKIVANKGWRRFWYDLHVAGGMYALVFLLAMALTGLTWSFQWYRTGFYKTFGVEVQPGMGHGNAAANVTAKGGKRKGSPEGRKHSPYTNWQQVYEQLAEANPDYKLISVSDGSASVALPRFGNQQGTDHYKFDPRNGEITETTLYKDLDNSGKIRGWIYSVHVGSWGGMLTRILTFIAALVGASLPLTGYYLWIRRLMKRKIKREAIH
- a CDS encoding DUF4374 domain-containing protein, with translation MKKNFLTGLFATAITGLALTACTDNEPSLGGGTEGRGEYVIASSVTASGNTTNVLLTSETLDKGTVSAINNGLVNDGASQWIFYKDQYLYGLTYNQGNAGTTRSFVMNSNYEMVARSGEYAVKRFTSYGIYEGYIITSSTGDGYTGYADDNGYLPKTFLLSYLDVAAETYKTNDTQNKAYLSENFLGNGEFVTLAGILQHGNKIYSAAVPMGLSQYGAAYNNGEWVLPGNQDLIKTEDGGSNSSSYKKGELQWTQYPNECWVAIFDDETLTSKKLISTDRISYACGRNKSQYYQTIWEADNGDIYVFSPSFAKTMDDVRQQTTLPAGVVRIPNGAEDFDDYYCDLEAQSGGKSFLRCWHITGDYFLMLMYDRPLTEDDFTANQLAIFKAGDKKLTYVTGLPETNLISGFGNAPYTENGNVYLTVTTTEGYPAIYKINPSNATATKGVTIEATQISGVGRLTPTK